Proteins encoded in a region of the Panicum hallii strain FIL2 chromosome 3, PHallii_v3.1, whole genome shotgun sequence genome:
- the LOC112883894 gene encoding uncharacterized protein LOC112883894 codes for MATLTPGVLLKLLQSMHTDERVAGEHRSPVLQVTAVVPALTASTSDSLLVPSNGFLLNLSDGLHSTYVQLPPADADALLLAARPHLVGHLVHLDRLRFARPVPRAVGLRVVPSSRALPCVGTPEPLVARPAACARGYVIQPAASPSDAAPPLMPSSGSETSDAVKRTVLGPKNAVAEPAPPPAGSAVKRRFSSPAPSKQRDPSPSVKAASRAPSPSMKGASRASSPAVRGTPRATSPAPSKCAVPSLVAAKEENRRAAREPAIVVPSRYRQPSPAGGRRGAASPAVGGRRTSLSPSSRRLSGEGTAKKKVGVLVAGISKMTDLGNGSAMKPGRKSWDDPTMFLAAAAAGSVMKSRAKVHKDTILRTQEAMSRRLSDATTEQSSNDDSSVDEWPKPRKKVDSASVKAKTIVPKIKLHDPKWTDGSIPWDAVSDKLSTIGREAIERRDAAATAAASALQEAILTESVVRNLSKFSEICSSSKTSNPLPTVDIFLAVYEDTLKWKTIAESMVTIEADEAFLEKSSHDWVHAALATDLEVLKLLNGATESISRMKSTNRPKAPSVEPPRTSLSRKQSLGASAKAQPKVSPSSTWNNTESMYETVELSKILWREVHMWFLKFVDEALDVGFHLFEDQNVASKGKHSSHITVVLSQFKKISDWLDGVGKIAEEEKTKEKIECLKRKIYGFVISHMGSAFESSVSVSSRS; via the exons ATGGCGACGCTCACGCCGGGGGTGCTGCTCAAGCTCCTGCAGTCCATGCACACCGACGAGCGCGTCGCCGGCGAGCACCGCTCCCCGGTGCTCCAGGTCACCGCCGTCGTCCCGGCCCTCACCGCCTCCACCTCCGACTCCCTCCTCGTCCCCTCCAACGGCTTCCTCCTCAACCTCTCCGACGGCCTCCACTCCACCTACGTCCAGCTGCCCCCCGCAGACGCCGAcgcgctcctcctcgccgcgcgcCCGCACCTCGTCGGACACCTCGTCCACCTCGACCGCCTCCGATTCGCGCGCCCCGTACCCCGCGCTGTCGGCCTCCGCGTCGTCCCGTCCTCCCGCGCACTCCCCTGCGTCGGCACCCCGGAGCCGCTCGTCGCACgccccgccgcctgcgcccgcggaTACGTCATCCAGCCCGCCGCGTCGCCAtccgacgccgcgccgccgctcatGCCGTCATCCGGTTCTGAAACCAGTGATGCCGTCAAAAGGACGGTCCTTGGGCCCAAGAACGCCGTCGCcgagcccgcgccgccgccggccggctcgGCCGTCAAGCGGCGGTTCTCGTCCCCGGCGCCATCCAAGCAGCGAGATCCGTCGCCCTCCGTGAAAGCCGCCTCACGGGCGCCATCTCCATCGATGAAGGGTGCATCCCGGGCCTCCTCGCCCGCGGTGAGGGGCACGCCCAGGGCGACGTCGCCGGCGCCGTCCAAGTGCGCCGTGCCCAGCCTCGTTGCGGCCAAGGAGGAGAACCGCCGGGCGGCCAGGGAGCCGGCGATTGTCGTCCCATCAAGGTACCGGCAACCTTCACCGgcgggagggagaaggggagcgGCGTCTCCGGCTGTCGGTGGGAGGCGGACGTCCCTGTCCCCTAGTTCGCGGCGGCTATCCGGGGAAGGGACTGCCAAGAAGAAGGTTGGAGTACTGGTGGCTGGGATCTCCAAGATGACAGATTTGGGAAATGGGTCGGCCATGAAGCCCGGGAGAAAGAGCTGGGATGATCCAACAATGTTCCTTGCAGCCGCAGCTGCAGGTTCTGTGATGAAATCCAGGGCCAAGGTTCACAAAGATACCATCCTCAGGACTCAG GAAGCAATGTCGAGACGATTAAGTGATGCTACAACGGAACAATCCAGTAATGATGATTCCTCTGTTGATGAGTGGCCAAAGCCTCGTAAGAAGGTAGACTCTGCTTCGGTAAAGGCGAAAACTATAGTTCCAAAAATTAAACTTCATGATCCTAAATGGACTGATGGCAGCATTCCATGGGATGCAGTTTCTGATAAACTCTCAACTATCGGAAGG GAAGCTATTGAACGTAGAGATGCAGCAGCAACTGCTGCTGCTAGTGCTCTACAAGAGGCGATTCTCACTGAATCAGTTGTCAGGAACCTAAG CAAGTTCTCTGAAATTTGCTCGTCATCAAAGACCTCCAACCCACTCCCTACAGTCGATATTTTCCTTGCTGTCTATGAAGATACTCTCAAGTGGAAGACAATTGCTGAGTCTATGGTGACAATTGAGGCTGACGAAGCGTTCTTGGAGAAATCATCTCATGATTGGGTTCATGCTGCTTTAGCCACTGATCTTGAAGTCCTCAAGCTACTGAATGGTGCCACTGAATCCATCTCTCGGATGAAGAGCACAAATAGGCCAAAGGCGCCTTCAGTGGAACCACCAAGAACAAGCCTGTCCAGGAAGCAGTCACTTGGAGCTTCTGCAAAGGCCCAGCCTAAGGTCTCGCCGAGCTCCACATGGAACAACACTGAGAGCATGTATGAGACAGTTGAGCTTTCTAAGATCTTGTGGCGTGAGGTGCATATGTGGTTCCTGAAATTTGTGGATGAGGCACTGGATGTGGGCTTCCACTTGTTTGAAGATCAGAATGTGGCAAGTAAGGGAAAGCACAGCAGCCACATAACGGTGGTTCTTTCACAATTCAAGAAGATCAGTGACTGGTTGGATGGAGTTGGGAAGATTGCTGAGGAGGAGAAAACAAAGGAGAAGATTGAGTGCTTGAAGCGCAAGATTTATGGGTTTGTCATTAGCCACATGGGGTCTGCGTTCGAGAGCTCTGTCTCAGTTTCATCTAGGAGTTGA
- the LOC112886735 gene encoding protein LURP-one-related 8-like, with protein MAKVHPNAADPERRPPQDDQEEPPTVLTVWRKSLLFNCHGFTVFDARGDLAFRVDCYAASRRRAEVVLMDVAGKPLLTVRRKRLSLTEHWVIYDGDAAAEPAKSRPLLSVRRHVSLRASNKAVAHVTPHTSAAAASTAEYVVEGSYGRRACAVRDARGDAVAEVRRKESVGDDVFRLVADPRLGAPLAMGLVIALDEMFGAGRGSARSLLRRTWSV; from the coding sequence ATGGCCAAGGTGCACCCCAACGCCGCCGACCCAGAGCGTCGGCCGCCCCAGGATGATCAGGAGGAGCCGCCCACGGTTCTCACCGTGTGGCGCAAGTCCCTCCTCTTCAACTGCCACGGCTTCACCGTCTTCGACGCCAGGGGCGACCTCGCCTTCCGCGTCGACTGCTAcgccgcctcccgccgccgcgccgaggtCGTCCTCATGGACGTCGCGGGCAAGCCGCTCCTCACCGTCCGCCGCAAGAGGCTCAGCCTGACAGAACACTGGGTCATCTACGACGGCGACGCCGCCGCGGAGCCCGCGAAATCCAGGCCGCTCCTCTCCGTCCGCCGCCACGTCAGCCTCCGCGCCTCCAATAAGGCGGTGGCGCACGTCACGCCCCACACCTCTGCCGCTGCTGCCTCCACCGCGGAGTACGTGGTGGAGGGCTCGTACGGGCGGCGGGCCTGCGCCGTGCGCGACGCGCGCGGGGACGCGGTGGCCGAGGTGCGCCGGAAGGAGTCCGTGGGCGACGACGTGTTCCGGCTGGTGGCGGACCCGCGCCTGGGCGCGCCGCTCGCCATGGGGCTCGTCATCGCCCTCGACGAGATGTTCGGCGCCGGCCGTGGGTCGGCGCGCTCCCTGCTGCGAAGGACATGGTCGGTGTAG
- the LOC112886796 gene encoding protein LURP-one-related 8-like: MPKVHPNAVAPEPAATTTTSRAAEEEPPPALLTVWRKSLLFNCDGFTVFDAKGNLAFRVDCYASARRRAEVVLMDVAGKPLLTVRRKRLSLTDHWVIYDGDGTARPLLSVRRHVSLRSSSKTLAHVTPLGSAAASAAEYVVEGSYGRRACAVRDARGDAVAEVRRKESVGDDVFRLVADPRLGEPLAMGLVIALDEMFGGGRGSARSLLRRTWSA, encoded by the coding sequence ATGCCCAAGGTGCACCCCAACGCCGTCGCGCCGGAGCCCGctgcaaccaccaccaccagccgTGCGGCCGAGGaagagccgccgccggcgctgctGACGGTGTGGCGCAAGTCGCTCCTCTTCAACTGCGACGGCTTCACCGTCTTCGACGCCAAGGGCAACCTCGCCTTCCGCGTCGACTGCtacgcctccgcccgccgccgcgccgaggtCGTGCTCATGGACGTCGCGGGCAAGCCGCTCCTCACCGTCCGCCGCAAGAGGCTCAGCCTAACAGACCACTGGGTCATCTACGACGGCGACGGCACAGCCAGGCCGCTGCTCTCCGTCCGCCGCCACGTCAGCCTCCGATCGTCCAGCAAGACGCTGGCGCACGTCACGCCCCTGGGCTCTGCTGCTGCCTCCGCCGCGGAGTACGTGGTGGAGGGGTCGTACGGGCGGCGGGCCTGCGCGGTGCGCGACGCGCGCGGGGACGCGGTGGCCGAGGTGCGCCGGAAGGAGTCGGTGGGCGACGACGTGTTCCGGCTGGTGGCGGACCCGCGCCTGGGCGAGCCGCTGGCCATGGGGCTCGTCATCGCCCTCGACGAGATGttcggcggcggccgtggctcgGCGCGGTCGCTGCTGCGCAGGACATGGTCGGCGTAG
- the LOC112887336 gene encoding bifunctional bis(5'-adenosyl)-triphosphatase/adenylylsulfatase FHIT-like — MLLLRTPAVLPLAPPPRFLRRLPQPRAVSSSSSSPFQPPPPPGMETTYKFGPYKINAREVFHATPLSYAMVNLRPLLPGHILVCPKREVKRFADLSSDETSDLWVTAKEVGVRLEQYHKASSLTFAIQDGPQAGQTVPHVHIHVIPRKKGDFEKNDEIYDAIDVKEKELKEKLDLDIERKDRSMEEMAHEANEYRALFS; from the exons ATGCTGCTGCTGCGCACGCCGGCCGTCCTCCCACTCGCTCCGCCGCCTCGCTTCCTTCGCCGCCTGCCGCAACCGCGCGCcgtctcctcctcttcctcctccccgtttcagccgccgccgccgccggggatgGAGACCACCTACAAGTTCGGCCCCTACAAGATCAACGCCAGGGAGGTCTTCCACGCCACGCCCCTCTCCTACGCCATGGTCAACCTCCGCCCCCTACTCCCGGGT CATATTCTTGTGTGCCCCAAGCGTGAGGTGAAAAGATTTGCTGATCTAAGTTCTGATGAGACAAGTGACTTATGGGTTACTGCAAAGGAAGTCGGTGTACGTCTTGAGCAGTATCATAAAGCATCTTCACTTACCTTTGCTATTCAG GATGGTCCTCAAGCTGGCCAAACCGTTCCACATGTCCACATTCATGTCATaccgaggaagaaaggggattttGAGAAAAATGATGAAATATATGATGCG ATTGATGTGAAAGAGAAAGAATTGAAGGAGAAGCTTGATCTGGACATTGAGAGGAAAGATAGAAGCATGGAAGAAATGGCTCATGAGGCCAACGAGTACCGTGCTCTTTTCTCCTAG
- the LOC112887335 gene encoding protein LURP-one-related 5-like, translating to MSNRIHPSDAGRGGRARRAAPAPADRRPAVYTVWKRSSMGFQGTDGFCVYDDAGRLAFRVDNYSRRRKLCAGELLLMDGQGTPLLSLRPQLLSLHDRWNCYMATEEEGLDKKPSPTSQQQVFTMSRCSALKSSDEAEVHMSPAGTTASSSSGLSCKHPQVAAAPAYRIEGSFSRRNCKIRRGSDGREAARIARKSASVASRPVATLGDDVFSLVVRPGVDVATIMAIVVVMDRICHKPYTPMVCSSQ from the exons ATGAGCAATAGGATCCACCCGTCGGACGCCGGACGCGGCGGCCGAGCTCgtcgcgcggcgccggcgccggcggatcGCCGCCCGGCGGTGTACACGGTCTGGAAGAGGTCAAGCATGGGCTTCCAGGGCACCGACGGCTTCTGCGTTTACGACGACGCGGGCAGGCTGGCGTTCCGCGTCGACAACTACTCCCGGCGCCGGAAGCTCTGCGCCGGCGAGCTCCTGCTCATGGATGGGCAAGGCACGCCGCTCCTCTCCCTCAGGCCACAG CTTCTCAGCCTGCACGATCGCTGGAATTGCTACATGGCAACGGAAGAAGAAGGCCTCGACAAGAAGCCGTCTCCCACGTCACAGCAGCAGGTCTTCACGATGAGCAGGTGCTCAGCTCTGAAGAGCAGCGACGAAGCAGAGGTCCACATGTCACCAGCAGGCACCACTGCATCGTCATCATCTGGCCTCAGCTGCAAGCACCCGCAGGTTGCCGCCGCTCCGGCCTACCGGATCGAGGGCTCCTTCTCCAGGAGGAACTGCAAGATCCGTCGTGGCAGCGACGGCAGGGAGGCGGCGCGGATAGCAAGGAAGAGCGCCAGCGTGGCGTCCAGGCCGGTGGCGACGCTCGGAGACGACGTGTTCAGCCTCGTCGTCCGTCCAGGCGTGGACGTGGCGACGATCATGGCTATTGTTGTTGTAATGGACAGGATCTGTCACAAACCGTACACGCCCATGGTGTGCTCGTCACAGTAG
- the LOC112884284 gene encoding protein LURP-one-related 8-like — MAQEQDGMAGEEGERKERGKTCPASPSSYLHGLRAELSGGKRGVGSGEGGGCGAAAAVPPKLQQPNQSRRSTTHHPVPPRSSPSNIATGKRVHPSDADAIHHSCPDAADDDPKPALYTVWKRSSMGFQGTDGFSVYDAAGALAFRLDNYSRRRKLFAGEILLMDGQGAPLPALRPQILSMRDQWNCYRASEEAGDKSSSRRQHLFSMRKCSLVKSNDEAEVHISGCTTLSDHDSRAPSFRVQGSFWRRSCKILKGNGEEVAGITRKKAGAVSETVPLGEDVFSLTIMPNVDRSMIMAFVVILDRICQKPYKLLMCSS, encoded by the exons ATGGCTCAAGAGCAAGATGGGATGGCtggagaggagggggagaggaaggaaagAGGGAAAACTTGCCCGGCGTCGCCTTCCTCGTATCTGCACGGGCTTCGGGCGGAGCTCTCCGGCGGCAAACGCGGGGTAGGGAGCGGAGAGGGCGGGGGctgtggggcggcggcggcagttcCACCCAA gctgcagcaacCCAACCAAAGCAGACGATCGACGACGCACCACCCGGTGCCTCCGCGATCCAGCCCCAGCAACATCGCCACCGGCAAGAGGGTACACCCTTCCGACGCCGACGCCATTCACCACAGCTGCCCCGACGCCGCGGATGATGATCCAAAGCCGGCGCTCTACACGGTGTGGAAGAGGTCCAGCATGGGCTTCCAGGGCACCGATGGCTTCTCCGTCTacgacgccgccggcgccctcgcCTTCCGCCTCGACAACTACTCAAGGCGCCGCAAGCTCTTCGCCGGCGAGATCCTGCTCATGGACGGCCAAGGGGCTCCCCTTCCGGCACTCCGCCCACAG ATTCTCAGCATGCGCGATCAGTGGAACTGTTACAGAGCATCAGAAGAAGCCGGTGACAAGAGCTCCTCCAGGCGGCAACACCTCTTCTCCATGAGGAAATGCTCACTTGTAAAAAGCAATGACGAAGCAGAGGTGCACATATCAGGATGCACCACCTTATCAGATCATGACTCCCGAGCTCCTAGCTTCAGGGTGCAGGGTAGCTTCTGGAGGAGAAGCTGCAAGATCCTTAAAGGCAACGGGGAGGAGGTGGCTGGGATAACCAGGAAGAAGGCCGGAGCTGTGTCGGAGACGGTCCCACTTGGCGAAGATGTCTTCAGCCTTACCATCATGCCAAATGTCGATCGCTCAATGATCATGGCTTTTGTTGTCATTTTGGACCGTATCTGCCAGAAGCCATACAAACTTTTAATGTGTTCTTCGTAG
- the LOC112887374 gene encoding protein LURP-one-related 5-like, whose translation MTAAFPDRSSSSITTTRIHPSESETTRPLHLPHRSSGGDPSGRAASSAAALRYTVWKRSSMGFPGTDGFCVYDTAGALAFRVDNYSRRRKIFVGELLLMDGQGSPLLALRPQIFSTHDQWNCYKASEESQGERTRSHQLFSMRKCSVLQKGHIAEVSMTGCSTALDRTSHGPSFCVEGCFRRRSCKIRNSDGEEVARIMRKKAEAAASSLMLGDDVFSLMIQPNVDCAMIMAFIVVLDRICWRPFTPMICSS comes from the exons ATGACGGCGGCCTTCCCCGACCGGTCCAGCTCCAGCATCACGACCACCCGGATCCACCCCTCCGAGTCCGAGACCACGCGGCCTCTGCACCTTCCCCACCGCAGCAGCGGCGGAGATCCATCTGGCCGCGCGgcgtcgtcggcggcggcgctgcggtaCACGGTGTGGAAGAGGTCCAGCATGGGCTTCCCGGGCACCGACGGCTTCTGCGTCTACGACACCGCCGGCGCCCTTGCCTTCCGCGTCGACAACTACTCGCGCCGCCGCAAGATCTTCGTCGGCGAGCTCCTGCTCATGGATGGCCAAGGCTCGCCTCTTCTTGCCCTCAGGCCACAG ATCTTCAGCACGCACGACCAATGGAATTGCTATAAAGCATCAGAAGAAAGCCAAGGCGAGAGGACAAGGTCACATCAACTCTTCTCAATGAGAAAGTGCTCGGTTTTGCAAAAGGGTCATATAGCCGAAGTGTCCATGACAGGATGTAGCACGGCATTAGACCGTACCAGTCACGGTCCCAGCTTCTGTGTCGAGGGCTGCTTCAGGAGAAGAAGCTGCAAGATCCGCAACAGTGATGGCGAGGAGGTGGCAAGGATAATGAGGAAGAAGGCTGAAGCCGCGGCGAGTTCTTTGATGCTTGGTGACGACGTGTTCAGCCTCATGATCCAGCCGAATGTGGATTGCGCGATGATCATGGCTTTCATCGTTGTTCTGGATCGGATCTGCTGGAGGCCGTTCACACCCATGATCTGTTCCTCATAG
- the LOC112887310 gene encoding uncharacterized protein LOC112887310 translates to MAHHLRRVISLTGFTILSLSLLFITSLQAQGASNLGEEKRQSSEEYVVPVRSVVYRSRSVALPAAATTEAVGYEPFEVCEGCRCCSTSNASSCVDTSCCYSIDCNLPGKPFGTCAFTAQTCGCGGSSNCTQPS, encoded by the exons ATGGCTCATCATCTCCGTCGTGTCATCTCCCTCACCGGCTTCAccatcctctccctctccctcctcttcaTCACCTCCCTGCAAGCTCAAG GAGCCAGCAACTTGGGCGAGGAGAAACGACAGTCGTCGGAGGAGTACGTCGTCCCCGTGCGGAGCGTGGTGTACCGGTCGCGGTCGGTGgcgctgccggcggcggcgacgacggagGCGGTGGGGTACGAGCCGTTCGAGGTATGCGAGGGGTGCCGGTGCTGCTCGACGTCGAACGCGAGCAGCTGCGTGGACACGAGCTGCTGCTACTCCATCGACTGCAACCTCCCGGGGAAGCCCTTCGGCACCTGCGCCTTCACGGCCCAAACCTGCGGatgcggcggcagcagcaactGCACACAGCCCTCCTGA